From the genome of Gambusia affinis linkage group LG04, SWU_Gaff_1.0, whole genome shotgun sequence:
CGCAGTCGGACAACAGAGGGCGGTGCTCTTAATGAATGTATTTTCTCCGTTATTATACCAGCTTATTTATCAGTATGAGATACGAGGCCCAACGTGAGACATAATCGACATGCTATTTGTATGAAAAATGCCTTTCCTTGTAACCATGGATACTGCTTTGTTGTGCGCCTGAAAAAGCTAGGTTACTATGGGTgcacaatattttattacattaaagcCACAGAACGTCacttttgaaaagtattttttacacgtttgctAAAACAGCCGCTCTGTAATGACAATATGATATAAAACAGATAATCGGTGGTTAAATGGAGATCCTCTGCTAGAGACTCTTCATCGTAGCAGGATGCTAGGGCTAGTTAGCATACCCACCTATAATggcggataaacagtttttgtgtgatgataagttgtttctccgccatcAGCACGTATCACAAGATTGATTGACAACGCTAGGACCCTCCTCCTGGGgtcctagctctgattggttggtttacACAAAGAGCAGTGCATTTTTTCATGTAATTAAGCATTTatctttttacagattatctgtctcgtaCTGTACTGTCACCAAATACTaacagtttttacaaatttgggaaaaatacttttttttttttctttcataaaagttacacactgcagacTAGCAGATGAAAGCTGTGATCTTATCTCAATATGGTTGAAGCTAAAAGTGCAACATCGTAATGTTTAATTCATTGTTAAAGTGAAActgtgaaggtaaaaaaaaccccaaaaaactgaaattggtcCACCGGATCAATTCTGGTTTCTGTGCAAGCACAGATGATTAAACGATATTCATTTAGTCCTATATCTTCAGTACAGTGGTCATAGTGGGGGGCCAGGTCCAGTTCTGCTGGGGCTCTGGTCCCCTTGTACCCCCCGTCGTGAGCCGCCCATGATGAGGTCCATTTGTCTTTACACaagttgcaaatttatttttattacagcgACTCTATTGTGTAGTTTTGAATAGCACactttaatagatttttttaatttctttacaaaGAATATTGTAACTTTTTCAGGttatcacttttcttttcttcttactttcttgcttttttttgctttgtcaaaatgaatagaaatgcatttctttcatatatatatatgatttaatGTGAGTAAAAATTCAAATATCTTTTCAGGATGCCCTGCTCGCTTGTTAATCTAAGCAATATTTGATAGCGTTCCTACATGCGACAATATCTCTGTTTCACATGTGTATGGCAGCTACATGACgtactttttttgtaaattatttacttattaagaTCTGACTTTGGTAAAGGCGACGGAAATAGTTCCATCTGATAACGACATCTACACTGATCAGATGACATATTGGCAGCTGATATATTTTCCAATGCTTGACCTTATTTATTTGCTATCCAGGCGTAGTGGAGAAGCTGTGCTGctttaatagatttttaaatattctttacaaagaatattgtttttatttatcattttcttcttttcttctcttactttactgtttttttgcTTACTAGTATGtcaaaatgaataagaaatgcaaatttctttcatatatataaatatgatttaatgtGAGTAAATGTACAACAAATAAGCAGTACATGTAAATGgagataaaatacattgaaatgcattttaatacGTGTATTAAAATGGTAACAGAAAGCAGTTCTGtgttttgtcttgctttttttttttttttacttagacttggatggatttaaatatatatatatatccatctgATAGGACCTGCTACACTgatcagatatatatatatatatttctcaaTGCTTGGTGATTCTTCTTATCTTgctagctcgggtcctctaccagaggcctgggagcttgagttTTCAAATATCTTACGCCTACTAGTgaacatttctggactgagatgtctgatgttgttcctgggatctgttgtagaaaactgttcatgttttactgttatttcACCATTTCATAGCTTACTAGTATGTATGTGTCAGTAAGCAAGATttgaaatttcagaatttttctccaaatatttgCCTTCTAAGAAATGTACAACAAATAAGCAGTACATGTAAATGgagataaaatacattgaaatgcattgcagtcacttggtattaaAATGGTAACCACAAGCAGctttcctctgttttgttttttttttttacttagacttggatggatttaaatatatatatatatatcggtGGCAGGATTTCCTGCTAAGCACACgtcagtatatatatatatatatatatatatatatatatatatatatatatatatatatatatatatatatatatatatatatatatatatatatatataatatatttccAGAGtaagatattttacttttaactcTCTTTTTAGTGGAGAAAAGGCTTATTTCTCCCTGGTTGTACTTTAAccatttgacttttcaaacagTGATGCCTCAGATTCACCGTGACATGCTCAAAACTAATTTTACCGGATATGAATATGATTGTTTTGCTGTTATTAacgaaacaaaaacatttcctgaagACATTTTGACAGAGTCAGACGCTTGTTTTGCTTGCTGACAAGCCGAACGGAGAGTTTTAACCAAAAACCATGAGACCTACAACAACGAAAAGCAGATTTTCttataaaagcataaaaatgatgtggaaaaagttaaatcTGCGGTCACAATAATATCCTAGGTATATATTTTGGAGAGATTTCCATAACGTATCTGATTTGTAAATGTGGCGGTACAACAGTGAACTTGcagatgtgaaaatataaaataaaaattgctcCAGGTGTGGCAGACGTCCGTTATCAAATAGTTGTCGCAGTTGTGCTTATTGCACCGCATCCTGCCCTTCGTGTGTGATTTTTCACCACGAATTCAGAAAACGCGCCGGGGAAAACGGCAGCAGAAACGAGCAGCAAGTAGACCGACGGCAAAAGGATTCTTAACGGAAATCAAAACCAGACGATGTTTCGAGGCGAGAAGGAAAACTAGAGAGATATGCAGCAGTTTTAGAAgaaaacagggagaaaaaaacccacgcCTTGCCACATTCCGAGGTGATGTTTAGTTTTCACACCTGCAAAACGCTTTCCAAAAAGTATGTAAGTGGTCGGGTTCAAATCGATGACTGAAAAGCCGCCTCTTGTGATGGCGTTTCCTGGTACTGACTTAATGAGGTCTTATCTGTTGAGAAGATTAGGTgtgaaaaacttattttaaaaaaattattttactctaTCACTATATCAAAGAGCAAAGCTTGTAGATTTTCCGAAACAGATAagctagtaaaaaaaaagaaaaaaaaaagtttttaatgtgttcaaaGGATTTCCTGCTAAGCACACGTCAGTAGTTGATTTTTCGGTCTTACAGGGTTATTCTTGCAAAAGAGGGATAATAGTAATATGGTGATATGACAAGAGCagtcattttgcaaaaaaaataattatttaaaaagtctatGTATTTGTAAGAAAACAACACACTGACTGAAAAACTCAGTAGGTTATGTTACGTGTGAGCTCAAACCCAACAGGAGTACTAATACCAGGTTTCAGGTTTTCACACATGCACTGGCCTTCAAAAGTATTCCAACCCTTTTGAACTCtcccatattttgtcacattacagccacaagtATGAACACATTTAATCGGAATTTAATGTGAAAGCCTGACATAAAGTGGTAGACGTTTGTGGAGTAGCAAGAAAATGATGTAGGATTCaaaatgaggtttttttttaccactaaAAAACTGAAAGGTGCGTTGTGCAACATCATTCAGCCCTGCTGAGTCAATTCTTTGTGGAGACACTTTTTGCTGCAGGGTTAGTCTCTACCAGCTCTCTGCATCTAATGACCAGGTGTGCAACTTTTACCCATTTTCCGAAGACAATTGAAAAGGCagctgaatacttttgcacaccGCACTTTTCAGCTTGCTATTTGCAAAGATGTTTTGAATCATGCAAGATTTTCTTTACTTCACAATTGTATGCCATtgtgtgttggtctttcacattaaagtccaatgaaatatatttgtgtttgtggttgtaatgtgacaatatatagaaaagttcaaggggtgtgaatactttttatttggAGACAATTTTAAAGGAGagatgcaataataaaaaataaaaaaaactcatctaAATTTCTCTAATCTATATCGACTAATATATGTTGAGGCACTGAATATggaacaaactgcatttttaatactttgttaTTAAAAATCCAGCAAAACTCTGAGTTATAAAACCATTATTTGGTTTATATAAGCATTTAACTGGGTTTTGTAATCAAACAGGATGATTTCATTGCAGCCTGGGTTCTGAAAGAGCCTAGCATCAAGTTTTAAAGGAGAGGGAAaagaaactgcatttaaaatatcaaaaacaaacactaaaaatacaaactattatgtgatataaaacaaaaataacttctgcTAGAAGCTCCAATCACAGGTTAGGAAAACTACCACAATGTTGTGATGAAATATATAATATGTGTGCAGTTATGttaacatttatgtaaaaaatgtctAACTCAAAACATACATCTGCAACCGTCACTAAACCCTCACCCCGGTCCTGCATGCtgttatgggttttttttgacAAGCAGTTTTCTTTGGAACTGCACATTAGCATATCAATGTTTTGACATGAGTCACTGAGAATCATATCAATACGGTTTGTGTTAGTTGTGAGCTGACAAAAGTAACAGAACGATTTCTTTTCAGGCTGGCATTTTAATCAGTGGCGCAGCTAGAGAATCGTCCATGGGGCGGGGGCTGAAGGAGAGGCCCCTTCGGCCCCCGTGTGGAAGGCCTCATCGATTGGAGCATGTGAAAGTCCACCACATGCAAATCGACAAAGTATCCACAAACACACTTAAAAGCCGTTTATTGTACCACTGCTTCCTCTAATAAAACTGgcattattaaagtatttttgtctcgtgtgctaaaatatgtaaaaaaggcATTTACTTTCTGTGGCTCTCTCCCCATTCCAGCTAAACGGCCCACTCATATCGAACGCTTTCACTGGTGTGTTTTGCATTTCTGGGCCACTGAGCTCCAACATGTCATGAAATTCACCTTCTGAGGTTTCAGTTTCAGCCTGGCTGCGTGAGAAATGTTGAGTGGCTgtcaaaagcaacatttctgcCATAGCGTTGATGACTAATTTATAGTAAAAATACCGGCAGttgtggttgccagaattttatCGTATAAATATTTTATCGTATATTTTATCGTATCCATACAATAAAATTCTGGCACCCACAGCTGTCGGTATTTCACCATAAATTAGGGACGTCATCAATGCACCTGATGTTACACTGACATGTAAAAACACTTTGCTACGAAAATGGAAGTGTACATCACCTGCAAAAATGTAACCATAAAGATGTCATGCAAAACAAGGTTGCTATTTTcatagttagtttttttttttttttttttttttttacattctcgCCCAAAAAAACTGCCTTTTTCTCCCCACACATACATTAGAAGTGAACTAGAGTGCGCTTTAACCAGACAGAGACCTGGgtttttaggcggaccagagttcacttctcTGGCCCATGTTGGAGTttgattacgcattcacacctccatGGCCTGGCCACTGCCTTCCTACAGTGTCCTGCTCTATTCCGCTGGTTTTTACCGAGCCAACACCTTCCCAAATGAACAGAACCTTCCAGGCAAAAGAACCAGAGTCTGATGAGAGCAGACTAAACAGGTCTGATACAAAGAAATTGTTGCACAAAATGTGACTGTGGATGCATCTGAAATGATCACAGATTAACAATGAATAGCATGAATTGAGTTTCGTCAGGCCCTACCGATAAATACCACTTATTAATATTTGTGATATGAAGTTGGTACTTTGGCTCAAGCATCAGGACTGATCAAAATCCCAGCCAGGATCATGTAGCCTAGCCAGTTGTTTCCAGATGGAATACATGGAGAAATTGGATCAATTCAAACGTGCAACAAATTCTTGTTTTGAGAAACTCTTCCATATTCATCTTAGTAAAACGTACGGCTCCAAATTAATGACCTTCATGTCTGCTGCGAGTACATTTAACCGTCCAGGGACAATCTAAAAACAACCGGCTTACATGTGATTGAAACGTCTTCACACTCAATGAGCTTTCACACCTTCTCCTAAAGAATGTCATGACTCATCCTCCACTGACCTTTTCTTGTAGTCGATACACATTAATAACGAGGCTGTGGTTGTGGTGAGGCGTTAACGTTGTGAGGAGGGAGTTCCTCCTTCCCTGTCAGTTGCATCGAGTGCAGCATCTAAAGCGGATTTATGTGCCTTCCTAAGCAGGTGAGACGCaagcttcagtttttttgtatCGCTTGTTGATTGTTAAACTCtgtagtaaaatgtttttgagtggTCGACTGTGTTTGGAGGAGAAACGGTGGGCAAGTAGATAGATCAAATTTCTTACTTATGATGGGAAAACAGTGAGAAAGTTTCTGCTGTCTGACTCTTGAGCACATAATGGAAATTACAGGAGGGTGATACAGACttaaggtttttaaaacaatatttcattcttctattgtgacaataaaaacaatttattacttCTTTTCACATAAAGTAGCGTTGTGTCACTAAATTGCTcacagtaatatttttaaatgtattgatatGTAATGACATTGtctttgaacaaacagtggaaaaaatgctaaaactaaCAATCtggacagtttttctttcactgaaatttacaacaataaatcaaaattcttacgATAAGAAATgtgtcacaataaatgataaataatactAATGAGAAtatttcaaagatttattttcttgaagGCTTGTAAATGTTAATCTATTCGAGCTAAAAATGcttcaatagatttttttatttttttttggaaataaaaagagttttaaaagtaataaatgcGTCGAATCATGTTTCAAAACATCCCAAACAGTTATAACTTGTCTCAACATACAGTTCAAGTACTGCATGTtgattttggaaatttttttaacacaaaatgtaatttttttttagtaaccACATGCTGAACCTGCCCTGAAATACACACCGCATCTATTAACCCAAGCATTGCAGACAccaaaaaaagttttccatGCTTGCAGACAAACCAGCGTTCACTGCCTCCAACATGTAATCCTGTTCTTCTAACTGTTCTCATGTCACATATTCAGGTCGTGCAGAGATCTTCTAAAGGAAACACTGGCagcaaacagaggaaaacatggcCACTccttttctgttcatcctcctTCATCTGCTCTCAACCTCCGCTGATGATTGCTCTAGCCAACTGCATAACagtcagttttttctttctatgctctgggatttaaattaaaacgtTTATACTTTGCTTGATCTCATCTTTTTTTGTCCTAGGTCTCACTTGTTACAATGATTACAGTCATAATATCAGCTGCACATGGAAAAGCTCACGTCATAAGACTGATACCTGCTCAATATATGCTGAAAGACTGAGCatcaaaaaaaagtatttaaatatagatatagagCCATACATGTTTTACACCACATTCTAactaattatatatataaaaaacaaaacaagaaaacaaaaagtagcaTCATGATTCTCCCTcttatcttattatttttactcagaaaTGCTTCTTGTAAGCTGCAGCCTTTTGATAACGCCAGACCAGACTTGAAGTGCTCATTGATTTTTAGTGGAACTGAACTGGTGAGTATTAAAGTCCTGTTTATACTACAACATATTTAACATCTCTGTACATTGCCATactgttgaatgtttttctaaaacccAGAGAGCTAAAGACTATTTAAGTTGTCATGTGACCAATTGTTTTTTGTCCAACAATCACTTTATGTTAAAGGGCTcatgataaacatttttaatttcattttttatatatttccacatttattcTATAAATCTTTTTAGGTAGAGTTAAGCTCAATATTATTCATACTGGATCTGGGTGTAAAACAACTTCCATTCAACCAAAatggtttgtttctttatttacagataaagagaaaaagagtatcaatttggaaaaaatatgcATACACACATATGGCTAAGAAAAGAGAACGTTCctttcagaaatgtcaaactccaggcctcaagggccacagtcctgcaacttttagatgtgcctctgctgcaccacagctgaatagaataattaggtcattaagccgtttcatttcagtgttttttttacctgtggcacatctaaaaactgcaggacagcgacgggaggactggagtttgacaccagtGTTTTAGATAGAGGCTTAGAAAAGGAACCAGAACTGTTGACCAGGGCCATTTTCTGCATGGTGATGTACAAGCGCTGTAAACTATAAACCCTCTAGTCCCAAAACAATGTTAGCACTTATGGCTTTACTAAATTGGACTGAAGATTTTtatggttatttaaaaaaagtccaGAACAATAATCTATtagtttatgtgtgtgtatggcTTTTTCTAACTAGGTCCATTGATGTGGATGGACACAAACATCGCATGTTATTTCTCTATTTGAGAGAAAAGTGTGCTtatcaattaaaacaaataaaatcaataaaacgtTCAGCTGACATTTTAAGATTGACGAGAACAAAAAAGTGGTACAAATGTAGCCTAAGGGTTTGtcttgggtttgtttttcttttcttaaaatgatctattttctttcagttccaAACCCATACTAAGGTATCCATGAGTTTGAGCTGCTTCCCTTCAAACCAAAGTGAAATCATTGTTTACCAACCAGCATGTCACAGTAAGTAGGAACCGTCAACTTTACCATCTTGTCGCATTACCTGGTgagcattttacattttatgatcCTGCAGTAAAGGTGAATCCTCCTCCAAAGCCTGAAGTCAACTTTACCAACCTTTCCTGGTTCTCCCAAGTTCGAAAGCctacaaacattaaatattactaTTACAAAACAGAGCTTCAATGGAAACAAAAGGGACACAGATGGAGCGTGAGTAAACATTTTAAGATACAAAGAGAAGAACAAAGGATATATCCATGATGTGTGGCAAACAagcttttgaaaaagaaaaaccatgcTGTGGGCAACcttcacaaaaagaaatgtacttATCTTCTTAAACTGAAAAGTGAGGCAGACgatgtatgaaaaaaattagctcctctgcctcctccctgtggtcctactgccgcTGCAGCTGTGTCAATACAGAAACAAATTACCGCAGCAGCAAAACCGTTTATCCGCcatcattggtggccatgctaacgaGACTTAGCATTTACGGCAGGAATTCAGTGGATTCagcgtagcagagagcaaggggaGGAGCAATGTGTTCACCAGCAAATTCAACACTGCCAAGTCCTTCCTCCTgactgactggttgtttctgactgagagCAGTGTGTtcctgcagatggcagtaggaccacagggaggaAGCAGGCTATCTGTCTCAATCTACACTGTCAGGACATAGTGAAGGTcttaaagatgtgaaaaatatatttttataaactattGCATTTTGGACTGATGTGAAACGTTGTCTATTAATATCTGTCCCTACAGGACGTCCAGaccaaaaacagtaaatgtCAATGGGAATGTACGGCGCAGCTGGATGAAGAGTTGCTTCTAGAAAGCAAGACTTATGACGCCCGCGTTCGTGTGTTGACCCTCTATGGCGAACAGACGAGGGGAAGCTGGAGTGATTGGAGCCCCACTGTGTCTTGGGTGCCCAGACCAAGatcaggtaaaaaaataaaaaataaaaaatgaggtCAGCTAAAATGGAGCCAGCGAGTTTAGTTGGGTAAATTCATTTGGTGTCACGGCTGTCCAAATACAGCTCTCCTTTGTTTGTCCTGTCACCATGGAGATATGTTTTCTGAGATTGTGTTGCGTATCAGaaaatctaataataaatcGTAAGCATGAAACTCAAACAGATGTCGCAGAAGAACTCAACCCATCAGGACTTGTAcgtctctgtgtgtttcaggagAGGATGTGGTTGATCTGAACTGGGCTATTTTGAGCCTAGCAGTGTTTGGTTTGTTGCTGTTGCCTGGCGTGTTCATCACAATGCGCAAGAACACCTGGTAAGTaactggtaaaaaaataaatacattcaaatataTCAGACGAATTATCACAGACCTACATAACTTTATTGTGTGCTCAGTTCCAGGATCTACATACTGAAGAAGATTACAGGTCCACCTCTGCCCGATCCTTCAAAGGCAACACAATTCCAGGCaatcttttggttttcttttttttcctgcttcacTTTTTAGCAACAAACATACGATAAGCTAAATTTAATgcaaacaattacaaaaaaagcaCATTGGAAATCTATAAAAccacatttgaaaataatatgatttcttaATTTCTCATATGTGaatgttacacattttaaaaacattttaatacaataaTGTGGGAAACACAATGGGAGACTGAAAAGACTAAAGGTGATctattatattatgttatagGATAGCTGTATGGGCTATAAAAGCATGTAGACTGAGCCCCTTGTTACTTTAAATGTAACTAAGCTGCTGCAGGCCACGCCACCAACTCAACGTTTAGCTGAATCATATTAACTTAAGCATTTTTCTCGGTTTTAGGTCAAAAACCTGActggtttttaaatttttttcccatcttcTCTTGCTTCCCCACTCTCGTATTTCTTTCCACAGACCTGGTTGGATCCGTACTTCACCAGTGAATTCTATCAGTCCTTCTTAAAATCAGCAGACATCGTCTCTGTTGAGGAAACGTCCGCCGTGGACGACGTCACACTCTGCACGCCGGACAGAAAAGTGATGCCAGAGCTGAACGAGTCCATTTGTTCCAGCTTCTCCAATCACAGCTACTCTGAGTTTTGTTGTCCTCCTGTGTTCCCGCTCACCGCTGGGAGTCCGAAGCCCCATGCCGTAGAAGCCTCCTACAACAACGTTCCTGGTCGCGAAGATGAGAAAACTAAAAACCGGGACAGTGACGTCGCGAGAAGAGATGCGGAAATGGTGAAGGCCCTTCTGATGGGTGGAATTAACCACGGGGCAGTGGTGATTTCTGACTACAAGAAGGTTCAGAAGCTCCATACCGAACTCCACAGTTTCCATAGTGTGGACTCAGGCATGACCAGTTATGAAGAAGTCAGTCAGGAAAGCATGGAGGCCGACAGCATCAATATGGTTGAGGGGACGCCATCGGCGCAAGAAAACCgggaaataaataatgaaggGAATGAGACAAAATCAGATATTCAGAAGTTGTTTGAAGGCAGTGAGAGCATCTTGGGCAAAATCACCATTGTTTCAGATTACAAACAAATTCCCATGATCCCGGTCAAGAATGCAGAGCTCCTGCGGCTCCACAGCGCAGATTCAGGCATGGAAAGTTACGAGGAAGTCAGTCAGGAGAGCATGGAGGAAGACAGCACTTATATGACGGAAGGACACGATGGTGGGTCACTGAGcaaggagaggaaggagagtgAAATTCAGAAATTGTTTGGAGGTAGTCCAggcattttctgtcaaaatccTCCTTGTGGTTTTTCAGATTACAAACAAGTTCCAACAATCCAGGCTGGAAGCCCTGAGCTCCCCTGGGTTTCCTGCCTGGATTCAGTCGTTAACCAGGTAAACTCGGAGAATCTGGAGAACATCATGGAGGAGGATGATAAGACCGCCGAAGGCACTCGCCTCttatttcctccttttcctcccccTGCTTTGGCAAACCCCTTGATATTTTTGTCACAACGGCCCTTGGATACGTCTCAATCAAAGCTGGGTTCTGCTTTGCCACCActgtaaatgaaacaaattacGTCAGGCAGCGTTGTGCACCAGTCCAGTGACAAAGATCACATACCAGTAAGGCAGGGTCAACGCAAAGAATGGGAGGCTTAAGTTTCTGTCCcatgcaagaaaaacaacaagctttAATGCCCAGCAAAATATGACAATATAAAACATATGCAGTTAGTCACTggtattgttattgttgtgaGGATTTTATCCACTTTCCAAGGTGGAAACTGTGAAAGTATTGATACTTCGGGGTGTCTTtttgatagtccagtagactcggtctgattggggaccaaagttacatttgtttcattttgagcAGGTATGGTTCACTTTGATGCTGCACTGCGTCAAATGAACTCAACCATTTGGAAAACCTCTTGCCCTCTCCGTCGCCTAtggtggtgctgcaccaaggaccactgaaggaaattacaTAAACACCTCTGAAGAAGACGTGAACACAACTTCCAAAATGTACAGACAAATGAACGGTGCCAGATTtcagcggttgtaggatttctcttttgtaattggcaaaagaccacgagccatttctgCTACTAGTGCTGGACTCACAGGTTCGCTTTTGTTGTATTTACGCAGAAAGCCCTGCAGCATAGTCTGTTTTTGGAACGGTCTCCAGTCCACCTgacattcacatatgcatttaaACCCCAACAGAGTTCCAGAGTTCACGGATCAGAGTTCACTTCTTTGGTCCACATTAGAGTTAGgctgcacattcacacctctccAAGCAAACCAGACTTTCCAGGCTAACGAGCCAGAGTTTGACGAATGCATgttatctgactttttttttttctttacccaCGCTCTTTCTcgttaaaagttaaaaaaacaaacaaacagtaatTAGTGGTAGTTTT
Proteins encoded in this window:
- the LOC122830324 gene encoding uncharacterized protein LOC122830324 — translated: MATPFLFILLHLLSTSADDCSSQLHNSLTCYNDYSHNISCTWKSSRHKTDTCSIYAERLSIKKKNASCKLQPFDNARPDLKCSLIFSGTELFQTHTKVSMSLSCFPSNQSEIIVYQPACHIKVNPPPKPEVNFTNLSWFSQVRKPTNIKYYYYKTELQWKQKGHRWSDVQTKNSKCQWECTAQLDEELLLESKTYDARVRVLTLYGEQTRGSWSDWSPTVSWVPRPRSGEDVVDLNWAILSLAVFGLLLLPGVFITMRKNTCSRIYILKKITGPPLPDPSKATQFQTWLDPYFTSEFYQSFLKSADIVSVEETSAVDDVTLCTPDRKVMPELNESICSSFSNHSYSEFCCPPVFPLTAGSPKPHAVEASYNNVPGREDEKTKNRDSDVARRDAEMVKALLMGGINHGAVVISDYKKVQKLHTELHSFHSVDSGMTSYEEVSQESMEADSINMVEGTPSAQENREINNEGNETKSDIQKLFEGSESILGKITIVSDYKQIPMIPVKNAELLRLHSADSGMESYEEVSQESMEEDSTYMTEGHDGGSLSKERKESEIQKLFGGSPGIFCQNPPCGFSDYKQVPTIQAGSPELPWVSCLDSVVNQVNSENLENIMEEDDKTAEGTRLLFPPFPPPALANPLIFLSQRPLDTSQSKLGSALPPL